Proteins from a genomic interval of Undibacterium parvum:
- a CDS encoding MFS transporter codes for MSQHSQFALLKQRRFAPFFWTQFLGAFNDNVFKTALLTILTYDALHWTNMDVGLLNNLIPGLFILPFVLFSATSGQLADKFEKAGMARKVKLLEIIIMCIAAGGWMTHQLWLLVAAVAGMGIHSTLFGPVKYAYLPQHLKTDELVGGNGVIETGTFVGILMGEILGAVLVVQEGWGIQLVAGGTIAIAIVGWLASLRIPHSPAPEPELKINWNPVTETIRNISFSKQNKPVFLSLLGNSWFWFYGAIILAQFPLFAKDYLHGDHYVFVLLLTIFSFGIGAGSLLCERLSGHKVEIGLVPFGSIGLSVFGVDLYLSSLTYTNTAAVDMLGFIHQTGSWRILFDIAMIGVFGGLYIVPLFALIQTRCDPKHLSRTIAGMNILNAVFMVVAALAAMLMLNAGFTIPQLFLATAILNAIVAIYIFSLVPEFLMRFLAWLLLHTVHRVKGVNVDRLPEEGAAVLVCNHVSYMDAIVIGAYSPRPIRFVMDHRIFQIPFLSWIFKTAKAIPIASAKEDPWLMEKAYIDIAKALHEGELVCIFPEGKLTTTGDMNEFRGGVMKILERSPVPVFPMALRGLWGSFLTRGKGNAFERAFRRGPFSKLELVVGESLLPTAVNPIMLQEKVKQLRGDWK; via the coding sequence ATGAGCCAACACAGTCAGTTTGCACTTCTCAAGCAACGTCGCTTCGCGCCTTTTTTCTGGACTCAGTTCCTAGGCGCTTTTAATGACAATGTGTTCAAGACCGCTTTGCTCACCATCCTCACTTACGATGCCCTGCATTGGACCAACATGGATGTGGGTTTATTAAATAATCTGATCCCCGGTCTCTTCATTTTGCCTTTCGTGCTGTTTTCTGCCACTTCTGGGCAGCTTGCCGATAAGTTTGAAAAAGCCGGTATGGCGCGCAAGGTAAAACTTTTAGAAATCATCATCATGTGTATCGCCGCTGGCGGTTGGATGACCCATCAATTATGGTTGCTGGTCGCTGCAGTGGCCGGTATGGGCATCCATTCAACCTTGTTTGGCCCGGTTAAATACGCGTATCTGCCGCAACATCTGAAGACCGATGAGCTCGTAGGCGGTAATGGCGTAATAGAAACCGGCACCTTCGTTGGCATCTTGATGGGCGAGATACTAGGTGCAGTCTTGGTCGTGCAAGAAGGCTGGGGCATACAATTGGTGGCCGGTGGGACCATCGCGATTGCTATTGTCGGTTGGTTAGCCAGCCTGCGGATACCGCATTCGCCAGCGCCTGAGCCTGAATTAAAAATTAACTGGAATCCGGTTACTGAAACTATCCGCAATATCAGTTTCAGCAAGCAAAATAAGCCGGTATTTTTGTCGCTGCTGGGTAATTCCTGGTTTTGGTTTTATGGCGCCATCATCCTGGCGCAATTCCCGCTGTTCGCCAAAGACTATCTGCATGGCGATCATTATGTGTTTGTCTTACTGTTGACCATATTCTCTTTTGGTATCGGTGCCGGTTCTTTATTATGCGAACGCCTCTCCGGCCATAAGGTAGAGATAGGTTTGGTGCCGTTTGGTTCTATAGGTTTGTCGGTATTCGGGGTAGATCTGTATCTGTCTAGTCTCACTTACACCAATACCGCTGCGGTCGATATGCTGGGTTTTATTCATCAGACCGGTAGCTGGCGCATCCTGTTTGATATCGCCATGATAGGTGTCTTTGGCGGTCTGTATATCGTGCCATTGTTTGCCCTGATACAGACGCGTTGCGATCCTAAACATCTGTCGCGCACCATTGCTGGCATGAATATCCTCAACGCCGTGTTTATGGTGGTAGCTGCCTTGGCAGCGATGCTGATGCTTAACGCTGGTTTCACTATTCCGCAATTATTCTTAGCTACGGCTATTTTGAACGCGATCGTCGCTATCTATATTTTTAGTCTGGTGCCAGAGTTCCTGATGCGCTTTCTTGCATGGTTGCTGCTGCATACCGTGCACAGAGTCAAAGGCGTGAATGTCGATCGTTTGCCGGAAGAGGGCGCTGCGGTGCTGGTTTGTAATCATGTTAGCTACATGGATGCAATCGTCATCGGTGCGTATAGCCCGCGTCCTATCCGTTTCGTGATGGATCACCGCATTTTCCAGATCCCGTTTTTATCCTGGATATTTAAGACAGCTAAGGCGATCCCGATAGCCTCAGCTAAGGAAGATCCGTGGCTGATGGAAAAAGCCTATATCGATATTGCCAAAGCACTGCATGAAGGCGAATTGGTGTGTATTTTCCCTGAAGGTAAGCTTACTACCACCGGTGATATGAATGAATTTAGGGGCGGCGTCATGAAGATCTTAGAGCGTAGCCCAGTACCGGTGTTTCCTATGGCCTTGCGGGGTCTGTGGGGCAGCTTTTTAACGCGTGGCAAGGGCAATGCTTTTGAGCGCGCCTTCCGCCGTGGACCCTTTTCTAAGCTGGAACTGGTGGTCGGTGAATCCTTATTGCCCACCGCTGTGAACCCCATCATGCTGCAAGAAAAAGTCAAACAATTACGTGGTGACTGGAAATAA
- a CDS encoding ion transporter, with the protein MNPAHTHQDQPQTRARPQSSDLGTEQLLDKPLAGWRLSLYTIIFEADTRAGRYFDIGLIIAILVSVLVVMLDSMASFNASHGTLLTWVEYGLTAIFTLEYLARLVCVRRPWRYARSFFGIVDLLTVLPSYLTLFFPELYVLVDVRVLRLLRVFRVFKMTAYLEEFSSLGRALRASSRKILVFLCVVLMVVLIMGTVMYLVEGPEHGYTSIPISVYWAITTMTTVGFGDITPKTDLGRLIASMMMLLGWGVLAVPTGIVTAEMGAQRRETKPVQPTTRSCHECLTEGHVSEALYCLHCGASLPPYQREANESS; encoded by the coding sequence ATGAATCCAGCACACACTCATCAAGACCAGCCGCAGACTAGGGCTAGGCCGCAGTCTTCAGACTTAGGTACCGAACAATTGCTCGATAAGCCCCTGGCTGGTTGGCGTTTGTCGCTCTACACGATCATCTTCGAGGCCGATACCCGGGCCGGACGTTACTTCGATATAGGATTGATCATCGCCATCCTGGTCAGTGTTTTGGTGGTGATGCTCGATAGTATGGCCAGCTTTAATGCCAGTCATGGCACTTTATTGACCTGGGTCGAGTATGGCTTGACCGCGATTTTTACACTCGAATATCTGGCGCGTCTGGTCTGTGTGCGCCGCCCCTGGCGTTACGCCCGCAGTTTTTTTGGTATCGTCGATTTACTGACCGTGCTGCCTAGTTACCTCACCCTATTTTTTCCAGAGTTGTATGTTTTGGTCGATGTGCGGGTGCTGCGCCTGTTGCGGGTGTTTCGAGTGTTTAAAATGACCGCCTATCTGGAAGAATTCAGCAGTTTGGGGCGCGCCTTACGTGCCAGTTCGCGCAAGATACTGGTGTTTCTGTGCGTGGTCTTGATGGTGGTGCTGATTATGGGTACCGTGATGTATTTGGTGGAAGGGCCAGAGCATGGCTATACCAGTATACCTATCAGTGTGTATTGGGCGATCACGACCATGACTACGGTGGGCTTTGGTGACATCACGCCTAAAACCGATTTAGGTCGTTTGATTGCCTCGATGATGATGCTGTTAGGCTGGGGCGTATTGGCGGTGCCGACCGGGATCGTGACGGCGGAGATGGGCGCGCAAAGGCGCGAGACTAAACCAGTTCAACCTACCACGCGCAGCTGCCACGAATGCCTGACCGAGGGGCATGTTAGCGAGGCCCTGTATTGCCTGCATTGCGGAGCCAGCTTGCCGCCGTATCAGCGCGAAGCTAATGAAAGCAGCTAA
- a CDS encoding S41 family peptidase — MKISKLSPLVVTLSLSGLLAISCTSAFAAASSSSSLAYSRFPAIRGDSVVFTSEGDLWKVAATGGQAQRLTSHPAAEINPAISHDGKWIAFSASYEGALEAYVMPAAGGVPKRLSFENSAVNVLGWTATGQVLVSMQRSSGPSGHRVVSSINPQNMLSQVFAVADANEAVLDDSGKYLYFTRYGLQMTNDNARKYRGGTYAQLWRYELQGKGEATPVFADTGSINHKRPMWWNNRLYFLNDEDGAYNLYSANPDGSERRQLTHHKDWEVRNPSLGDGKIVYQLGADLHVLDLATLADKTLEIALLSDFDQQRQRQIKSPLEHLTHVELAGKQQRLLFTARGHLAIAGNNSQRRVEIAIPEGSRAREAVFSHDDKSVYALLDASGENEIWQFAADGTGKGHALTSDGTVHRWNIYPSPDGKWLAHTDKRGRLYLLDLLSKANILIDDGGKFGIEKHEEVSWSADSKTIAIARPLKDLDRRQIGLYSIDSKQLSFATSDRYDSFSPAFSADGHWLYFISNRNFQASNPAPWGDRNMGPYFDKRGGVYALALQAGQRFPFKPEDELSKASKPETPDEKKPEDKKSGDETKKSAPSINYTDLSQRLYQVPLAAGNYQDLAVDDKRLYFMEREGNEERKFNLKTLAISAAAPQPDLFVGGIQSYQLSSAKKHLSYRTASTTGTGEFVIVEAGAKQPADISKAKVKMDDWSFRSTPRLEWQQIFLDAWRMHRDFLFDDKMRGVNWEQMRSKYAPLVERVSDRAELNDVLAQMISEVSTLHSQFRPGDIRKAEPDGKNASLGAVLTRTAEGYRIEHIYRSEAELPSQTSPLAQPDLDIQDGDVITAINGRPVLEARDISDLLLNQVDQQVLLQVKRGKAAANNFIVTPVSMEKHASLRYSDWEQGRSSRVHSASLGQIGYLHLRAMGKNDIANFAREFYANINRDGLIIDVRRNNGGNIDSFIIEKLLRKAWAFWTSPKGVIGTNMQQTFRGHLVVLIDELTYSDGETFAAGIKELKLAPLVGKRTAGAGVWLDDQNTLADNGMARVAENGQFAVSDGRWLVEGTGVTPDVEVDNLPNATFKGEDRQLEVALSMLQKKISEQAIKSLLPQAIPVLK; from the coding sequence ATGAAAATAAGCAAACTATCCCCTTTAGTCGTGACGCTCAGCCTGAGCGGCTTACTCGCCATCTCTTGTACGAGCGCCTTTGCCGCCGCCTCATCTTCATCATCCTTAGCTTACAGCCGCTTCCCGGCGATACGGGGCGACAGCGTGGTATTCACATCTGAAGGCGACCTGTGGAAAGTTGCCGCCACTGGCGGCCAGGCACAAAGACTGACCTCACATCCGGCGGCCGAGATTAATCCAGCGATTTCGCACGATGGCAAATGGATCGCTTTTTCGGCTTCGTATGAAGGCGCACTGGAAGCCTATGTGATGCCAGCGGCCGGCGGCGTACCTAAGCGTCTGAGCTTTGAAAACAGCGCAGTCAACGTCTTGGGCTGGACTGCGACGGGCCAAGTGCTGGTGAGCATGCAGCGCAGTAGCGGCCCCTCCGGGCATAGAGTCGTGTCGAGCATCAATCCACAAAACATGCTTAGCCAGGTGTTTGCAGTGGCCGACGCCAACGAAGCGGTCCTCGATGACAGCGGCAAATATCTGTACTTCACGCGCTATGGTCTGCAGATGACTAACGACAACGCGAGGAAGTATAGAGGCGGTACTTATGCCCAACTATGGCGCTATGAATTACAAGGCAAGGGCGAAGCCACCCCAGTATTTGCAGATACCGGCAGCATCAATCACAAACGCCCTATGTGGTGGAATAATCGTCTGTACTTCTTAAATGATGAAGACGGTGCCTACAACCTCTACTCAGCCAATCCGGATGGCAGCGAACGCCGCCAACTTACACATCACAAAGACTGGGAAGTGCGTAATCCTTCCCTGGGCGATGGCAAAATCGTCTACCAGCTTGGCGCCGATTTGCATGTCTTAGACCTTGCTACATTAGCTGATAAGACGCTGGAAATTGCCCTGCTATCCGATTTCGACCAGCAACGCCAACGTCAAATCAAATCGCCGCTGGAGCATCTGACCCATGTGGAACTGGCAGGCAAACAGCAACGCCTGCTATTCACCGCACGCGGCCATCTTGCAATTGCTGGGAATAATTCGCAAAGACGGGTAGAGATCGCCATCCCTGAGGGCTCTAGGGCGCGCGAGGCGGTGTTTTCGCATGATGACAAATCGGTGTACGCCTTGCTGGATGCCAGCGGCGAAAACGAAATCTGGCAATTCGCCGCCGATGGCACAGGCAAGGGGCATGCCCTCACCAGCGACGGCACTGTACATCGCTGGAACATCTACCCTTCTCCAGACGGTAAATGGCTGGCACACACCGACAAGCGCGGCCGCCTGTATCTACTCGATCTGCTCAGCAAGGCAAATATCCTGATTGATGATGGCGGTAAATTCGGCATAGAAAAACATGAAGAAGTAAGCTGGTCGGCCGATAGTAAAACCATCGCCATCGCGCGCCCGTTGAAAGATCTGGACCGCCGTCAAATTGGTCTCTATAGCATAGACAGCAAACAACTGAGCTTCGCCACCAGCGACCGTTACGATAGTTTTTCACCCGCTTTTTCTGCCGATGGTCACTGGTTGTATTTCATCTCCAACCGCAATTTTCAGGCCAGCAACCCGGCGCCTTGGGGCGATCGGAATATGGGCCCGTATTTCGACAAGCGCGGAGGCGTGTATGCCTTGGCGCTACAAGCAGGTCAGCGTTTCCCCTTCAAGCCTGAAGATGAATTAAGTAAAGCCAGCAAGCCAGAAACCCCGGACGAGAAAAAACCGGAAGACAAAAAATCTGGCGACGAAACAAAGAAATCTGCGCCGTCTATCAACTACACAGATCTAAGCCAAAGGCTATACCAAGTACCGCTGGCGGCCGGCAATTACCAGGATCTGGCGGTCGATGACAAACGTCTGTATTTTATGGAGCGAGAGGGTAACGAAGAACGCAAGTTCAACTTGAAAACTTTGGCGATTAGCGCTGCAGCGCCCCAGCCGGACTTATTTGTCGGCGGTATCCAAAGCTATCAACTATCCAGCGCCAAGAAACATCTCTCCTATAGAACTGCCAGCACGACCGGTACCGGCGAATTTGTGATCGTCGAAGCGGGTGCCAAACAGCCAGCTGACATCAGCAAAGCCAAAGTGAAGATGGATGACTGGAGTTTCCGTTCCACTCCGCGACTAGAATGGCAGCAAATATTTCTCGATGCCTGGCGCATGCACAGAGATTTTCTGTTTGATGATAAAATGCGCGGTGTCAACTGGGAGCAAATGCGCAGCAAATATGCGCCACTGGTAGAGCGCGTGAGCGATAGAGCCGAGCTCAATGATGTGTTGGCGCAGATGATCAGTGAAGTAAGCACATTGCATTCGCAATTTCGTCCCGGCGATATCCGTAAAGCAGAACCCGATGGGAAAAATGCCAGCCTGGGTGCGGTCTTGACGCGCACTGCTGAAGGCTATCGAATAGAGCACATCTATCGCAGCGAGGCCGAACTGCCATCACAAACTTCGCCTCTGGCGCAGCCCGATCTGGATATTCAGGACGGCGATGTGATCACCGCCATCAACGGTCGCCCAGTATTAGAAGCGCGCGACATTTCTGACCTCTTACTTAACCAGGTCGACCAGCAAGTGCTATTGCAAGTTAAGCGTGGCAAGGCCGCGGCCAATAACTTCATCGTCACCCCGGTCAGTATGGAAAAACACGCAAGCCTGCGCTATAGCGACTGGGAACAAGGCCGCAGCAGCCGCGTACATAGCGCCTCGCTAGGTCAGATCGGCTATCTGCATCTGCGCGCCATGGGCAAGAATGACATCGCCAATTTTGCCCGCGAGTTTTATGCCAATATCAATCGTGATGGTCTCATCATCGACGTGCGTCGCAATAATGGCGGCAATATCGATAGCTTTATCATAGAAAAACTCTTGCGCAAGGCCTGGGCGTTTTGGACTTCACCCAAAGGCGTGATCGGCACCAATATGCAGCAAACCTTCCGCGGCCATCTGGTGGTCTTGATTGATGAGCTCACTTACTCGGATGGAGAAACCTTTGCCGCCGGCATTAAGGAGCTCAAACTGGCGCCACTGGTCGGCAAACGCACCGCCGGTGCCGGGGTTTGGCTGGATGACCAAAACACCCTGGCCGACAATGGCATGGCGCGGGTCGCGGAAAACGGCCAGTTTGCCGTCAGCGATGGCCGCTGGCTGGTAGAAGGCACAGGCGTAACACCGGATGTGGAAGTCGACAATCTGCCCAACGCCACCTTCAAGGGAGAAGATAGGCAATTGGAAGTGGCCTTAAGTATGCTGCAGAAAAAAATTAGTGAGCAAGCGATAAAATCCTTGCTGCCGCAAGCAATACCCGTACTGAAGTAA
- a CDS encoding DUF2189 domain-containing protein, whose product MSQQSSGRAGDSAAPDIKTVIDEESPFPPIRRVGMFRALVWLQLGWKDFLAAPKVSLFYGLCFAAMGWLLNTVLAHAPQYLSAMSCGFLLLGPLLSLGLYDISRRLEREKSGMLVTLFSMRGRWSNIGILALVLAVIMLVWARASLVVFALFYNKGMPTMHGFLSQLFSLANLEFIAVYCCIGFVFASLVFAISWVSIPLMLDRDTDAITAMIISTVSLFINVPATLVWAVMIVALVVLGFFSWNLGLIIAMPVVGHATWHAYREVVGRHGETP is encoded by the coding sequence ATGTCGCAGCAAAGTAGCGGTAGGGCAGGTGATAGCGCCGCGCCGGATATTAAAACCGTCATCGATGAAGAGTCGCCTTTTCCACCGATCCGCAGGGTAGGGATGTTTCGTGCGTTAGTTTGGTTGCAGTTGGGATGGAAAGATTTTCTGGCTGCGCCTAAGGTCAGTCTATTTTACGGCCTCTGTTTTGCCGCCATGGGCTGGCTATTAAACACGGTGCTGGCACATGCACCACAATATTTGTCTGCCATGTCGTGTGGCTTTCTATTGCTAGGACCTTTACTCTCACTCGGTTTGTACGATATCAGCCGCCGACTGGAACGCGAAAAAAGCGGCATGCTGGTAACGCTATTCTCGATGCGCGGGCGCTGGAGCAATATCGGTATCCTGGCGCTGGTGCTGGCGGTGATCATGCTGGTCTGGGCGCGTGCTTCTTTGGTGGTGTTTGCGCTGTTCTATAACAAGGGCATGCCGACCATGCACGGTTTTTTATCCCAGTTATTTTCGCTGGCTAATCTGGAGTTTATTGCCGTGTATTGCTGCATAGGCTTTGTGTTTGCCAGTCTGGTATTTGCCATCAGTTGGGTCTCGATACCTTTGATGTTGGATAGAGATACCGACGCAATTACTGCCATGATCATCAGTACGGTGTCGCTGTTTATCAACGTGCCTGCCACTCTAGTCTGGGCGGTGATGATCGTCGCTCTGGTGGTGTTGGGATTCTTTAGCTGGAACCTGGGATTAATCATCGCCATGCCTGTGGTTGGTCACGCTACCTGGCATGCCTACCGGGAAGTGGTGGGGCGACACGGCGAGACGCCTTAA
- a CDS encoding type IV pili methyl-accepting chemotaxis transducer N-terminal domain-containing protein, producing the protein MKRRNFLAVGLLLASNFSAITSAQAQVSSMGEAINKSGRQRMLSQRMAKAYLQIGLEVDLEKSKKILDLSLSNFDRQAVELRAFAPTPEIKSALLEMEKTWSSYKELLVGKVANKQDAKAILSLSEEMLRMNDSITTQLEKHAGTSNGQLVNLAGRQRMLSQRMAKYYQAAQWGLMPADGSAKLEAARKEFIASMNTLSKAPINNTRIKEELEMAQQQWLFFDNAIKQTEDSKGRNMAATNVATTSERLLEIMDKVTNLYQQISG; encoded by the coding sequence ATGAAGCGTAGAAATTTTCTGGCTGTCGGCCTGCTCTTGGCGAGCAACTTCTCTGCAATCACTAGCGCACAGGCGCAGGTCAGCAGCATGGGTGAGGCCATCAATAAATCAGGTCGCCAACGCATGCTCTCGCAACGCATGGCCAAGGCCTATCTACAAATCGGACTGGAAGTCGATCTTGAAAAATCGAAAAAAATTCTCGATCTTTCCTTGTCTAACTTTGATCGACAGGCGGTAGAGTTACGCGCATTTGCGCCTACCCCGGAAATAAAATCAGCACTGCTGGAAATGGAAAAAACCTGGAGTAGTTATAAAGAACTTCTGGTCGGTAAGGTCGCGAATAAACAAGATGCCAAAGCCATACTCTCCCTGAGTGAAGAGATGCTGCGTATGAACGACAGCATTACCACTCAACTAGAGAAACATGCGGGCACCAGTAACGGTCAATTAGTCAACTTAGCCGGTCGCCAGCGCATGCTGTCGCAACGTATGGCCAAGTATTATCAAGCCGCGCAGTGGGGCCTGATGCCGGCCGATGGCAGCGCCAAGTTAGAGGCGGCCCGCAAAGAATTTATCGCCAGTATGAACACCCTCAGCAAGGCGCCCATCAATAACACCAGGATTAAGGAAGAATTAGAAATGGCGCAGCAACAATGGCTATTTTTCGATAACGCGATCAAACAAACCGAAGACAGCAAAGGCCGCAATATGGCAGCAACTAACGTCGCCACCACCAGCGAGCGCCTGCTGGAAATCATGGATAAAGTCACCAACCTGTATCAGCAAATTAGCGGGTGA
- a CDS encoding GGDEF domain-containing protein, with protein MLQRSKEETILFMLGGSTIVSVLPFGVVRILQGNWVLAAVDLSIVFMISAIIVFVWFTQKIRAASILATIFYSIGMLASVYVKGQVIVYWVYPTMIAAFFMLNAREALLINTVSLSVLMEILFGRMSFLDLSSVAITLVLINLFSYIFSYRTNLQHLELNHQAELDFLTGVGNRRAFNRKMTELFRPHNARIDACLFVLDLDHFKYVNDQFGHAVGDQVLVKFCELMRSRIRAIDSMFRFGGEEFVIVTMRTDQESAKTLAEELRSLVETTVLIPNYQVTVSIGVAKRCEAECSDAWFQRADGMLYEAKQSGRNQVSMAD; from the coding sequence ATGTTACAGCGGTCCAAGGAAGAGACTATCCTTTTCATGCTCGGTGGTTCGACCATCGTGAGTGTGCTGCCCTTTGGTGTCGTCAGAATTTTGCAGGGCAATTGGGTGTTGGCGGCGGTCGATTTGTCTATCGTCTTTATGATCAGCGCCATCATCGTGTTTGTCTGGTTTACTCAGAAAATACGCGCCGCCAGCATACTGGCAACCATCTTTTATTCTATCGGCATGTTGGCCTCGGTGTATGTCAAAGGGCAGGTCATTGTGTATTGGGTGTATCCGACCATGATTGCGGCTTTCTTTATGCTCAATGCGCGCGAAGCTCTGCTGATCAATACGGTTTCTCTGAGCGTGCTGATGGAGATTTTGTTTGGGCGCATGAGTTTTCTCGACCTCTCTAGTGTTGCCATTACTCTGGTGCTGATTAATCTCTTTTCCTACATTTTTTCTTACCGTACCAATCTGCAGCATCTGGAACTCAATCATCAAGCGGAGTTGGATTTTTTGACCGGGGTCGGTAATCGACGTGCCTTTAATCGCAAAATGACCGAGTTGTTTCGGCCGCATAATGCGCGTATCGATGCCTGTTTATTTGTGCTTGATCTGGATCACTTTAAATACGTCAATGATCAGTTCGGGCATGCGGTTGGCGATCAGGTTTTGGTGAAATTTTGCGAGTTGATGCGCTCGCGCATCCGTGCCATCGATAGTATGTTTCGCTTTGGTGGCGAAGAATTTGTAATCGTCACCATGCGCACCGATCAAGAATCGGCCAAGACTCTTGCCGAGGAATTGCGCAGTTTGGTAGAGACTACCGTGCTGATCCCAAACTACCAGGTCACGGTGTCGATAGGTGTTGCCAAACGCTGCGAAGCTGAGTGTAGTGATGCCTGGTTTCAGCGTGCCGATGGCATGCTGTATGAGGCCAAACAATCTGGTCGCAATCAGGTCAGCATGGCAGACTGA
- a CDS encoding porin, translating to MSKIAIQTLLFASLIIASTAQAQSKVSVYGRLNLGLVHYSGYGLASPTLTSQNNLASRIGFKGMEELGNGLTASFVIESSLSPDTGSGTIGGRETSLGLQGNFGKLRLGYMLTPLDDFHSVAGPGWVTNVSNDNQNGFWGNGYSNINNGEGKVCNGSVAGTDSGNNFSFDNRYGNSLRYDSPVFNGLSFASHISLAESSAAGCRNAYASSSKFQYADQDFIAGVAYNYHHNARGPDLHDHLSLFSAGYKLGSRAYLGAYFQDLHYANPGKRALSQQGYGIIGKLYQGATSFELGYYHAGAGSGDQTPVFSGVFIGDGSASGLTSLGARHALSKQTDLWVQALYLRNGSRADYVLGGFGKAGGTGNPGQARQALAMGIKYDF from the coding sequence ATGTCAAAAATTGCCATTCAAACCCTGCTGTTCGCGAGCTTAATCATAGCTAGCACCGCGCAAGCACAATCTAAAGTAAGCGTGTATGGGCGGCTTAATCTTGGCCTGGTTCACTACAGCGGCTATGGCTTAGCCAGCCCTACTCTCACATCACAAAACAATCTGGCTAGCCGTATCGGCTTTAAAGGGATGGAAGAACTCGGTAACGGCCTGACCGCGTCCTTTGTCATCGAAAGTTCGCTGAGCCCAGACACCGGCAGCGGCACGATAGGCGGCCGGGAAACCAGCCTGGGTCTACAGGGTAATTTCGGCAAACTTAGGCTAGGTTATATGCTCACTCCCTTAGATGATTTTCACTCGGTCGCCGGACCCGGCTGGGTCACCAATGTCAGTAATGATAATCAGAATGGTTTTTGGGGCAATGGCTATAGCAACATCAATAATGGCGAAGGCAAAGTCTGCAATGGCAGCGTCGCTGGCACCGATAGCGGCAACAATTTTTCCTTCGATAATCGCTACGGAAATTCGCTGCGCTACGATAGCCCGGTTTTCAACGGTCTTAGTTTTGCCAGCCATATTTCATTAGCCGAAAGCAGTGCAGCTGGCTGTCGCAACGCTTACGCCTCATCGAGTAAATTCCAATATGCTGATCAGGATTTTATAGCTGGCGTGGCGTACAACTACCATCACAATGCGCGCGGCCCGGATCTACACGATCATCTAAGTTTATTCTCGGCCGGCTATAAGCTGGGCAGCCGCGCCTATCTTGGTGCCTACTTTCAGGATCTGCACTACGCTAACCCAGGCAAGCGGGCGCTGAGCCAACAGGGCTACGGCATCATAGGAAAACTGTACCAGGGCGCCACCAGCTTTGAACTGGGCTACTACCATGCGGGAGCCGGCTCGGGCGATCAGACTCCGGTATTTTCCGGCGTCTTTATTGGTGATGGCAGTGCCTCGGGTTTAACTAGCCTGGGTGCCCGTCATGCACTCTCTAAGCAAACCGATCTATGGGTGCAAGCTTTATACTTGCGCAACGGCAGCCGTGCCGATTATGTATTGGGCGGTTTCGGCAAAGCGGGCGGCACCGGCAATCCGGGGCAAGCCAGACAAGCTTTGGCGATGGGTATCAAATATGATTTTTAG